The DNA window CGCGCTCCGGGTGGCCGGGGCCGCCGACGACAGTTAGCGGGCTAAACGCGCTCGGTCGCCAGCGTCGGAGGGCGGGCGGCACGGGAACGTTTAGCCCGCTAAACGCGCCGGGTCAGCCAGCGCCGAGGCAGAGGAAGGGGCGGCGCAGCGGGTCGGCGGCGGTGGCTTCGGCGAGCGCGAGCGCGGGCGAGGTGCCCGCCGCGAGCAGCCGGTGCAGGTCCCGCATCGCCTCGGCGGCGGCGTGGTCGCCGACGCGGGAGATCGCCCCGATCACCGTGCTCGACCCGCTGGCGAGCAGGGTTCCCGCGAACCCGAGCGGCTCCTCGCCCGGCCGGATGTGGCTCATCGCAAGCTCGCACGCGGCCAGCACGACGCGGTCCGGCGGGCTGCCGAGGCGCGCCGTCTCGTGCGCGAACAGGGGCCCGTCGACGAGGTCCAGCCGGGAGAACAGCGCGTTCGCCGGTTCGTGCGCGCCGTGCGCGACCAGGTGCGCGAGGCCGGAGCCGTCGAGCGCCGCGAGCACCTTGCCGCTGGTGGCCGCGGGACCGTCGACGAGCGTCGCCTCCGGGTAGACCTCGCGGAGCCGCCGCACCTCACCGACCGCGCCCGGCACGCCGGGGCCACCGGCGAGCACCACCGAAGGCGAGCCGAGCCGGCGCGTGCGCGCGCTGACCCACGCGGTCGCGGACGGCACGACCGAGATCGGCTTGCCGCGCAGGGTCGGCAGCGCCGACCACGGCAGCGCGTACAGCGGCCCGGACGGCACCAGCACGAGTTCGCGGTCGCCGATCAGGTCCGCGATCGGCTCGACGAGCATCCGGTCGAGCAACTGGGCGCGGTGGTGCGCGGACGCGGTGACGGCGTCGACGAGTGGGCCGGGCAGGTGGTCCGGCGCGAGCGCGTTGAGGTCCGCGTGCAGCTGGCGGGTCGTTTCGACGATCTCGGCGCGATTTCCAAGGCGCACCAAGCGAAAGCGCCCGTCGCGCACGACGACCGCGGCGAGCGCGTCCCGATCCGCGCCGAGGCTGACGAGCACGCGGTCGCCGAGCTGCTCGACGACCTCCTCCGGCGAGCAGACCGGGCGCGGGCGCCCCCACGGCGTCGTCGACCAGCCGAGCCTGCTCGCCTCGCGCTGCAGCCAGCGGTAGCGGTGTTCGAGCCCGGTCGGGCGCTTCCCCGCGAGCCGGTTCTGCTGCGCCGTCCGCTGCACGTGCCGCATCTCGGTCAAGTGCTGCGCCAGCACCGGGTCCTCGATGATCGGCAGCGGCTCGTAGCGGTACACCTGCGCGCGCGTGCGTTCCTGCCAGGCGAGCAGCCGGCGCGCGCCGGATCCGCCCCGTCCCCGGTCGAGCACGAGCGAGCAGGCGAGCCTGCCGAGTTCGAGCCCGTGCACGGCGGTGCCGCACACCAGGTCGAGCCCGCCCATCCGGTCGCGCACGCGGCCGAGTTCGGTGAGCCCGGCGCGGGCCTGCGCGAGCGCCGCGCGGGGACGCCCGGTGGCGACGGCCAGTTCGGCACGGCACAGCCGCAGCAGCATCCGGTGGTCGACCGGGGTGGTCTGGCGCGGGTTGGGCACCTCCGCGAGCAGCGCCGCGGCCGTCGCGGTCGCGCCACGGCGCAACTGCAGCCGGACGGCGAGCATCCTGGCGACACCGGCTTCGTCGCGCAGCCCGAGTTCCCCGAGGTTCGCCGCCAGTTCCCGCAACGCGAGGGGCAAGCGTGCGGACGGTCTTCGCGCGGCATCACCGAGCGCGGCGCCCGCCTCGGCGCGCAGCCTGGTGAGCGACGCGATCGCAGCCCACGGCGCGTTGCCGCGGCGCAGGAAGCGCTGGCGCGCGGCACCAGCCAGCCGCCGCGCGAGCGCGTAGTCGCCGTCGAGCAGTGCGGACGCGGCGCGCGCGACCTCGGCCTCGGCGACGTCCTGAAACGCTTTCGCCGCGCGCAGTTCGGGCAACGCCTCGTCGAGATGACGAGCCGCGTCCTCGGCGAGCCCGGCGGCCAGCAGCGCCTTCGCCTGGTCGAGCCGCAGACGCGGGAGCCAACCCGGCGCCTCCGATTCGTAGATCCGCGCCGCCTGCTCGTAGTGCCGCAACGCGTCCGGGATGTCGCCGACGAGCTGGGCCTGGTCGCCGAGCGCGTGCCGGACCTTGCCCTCCAGCCGCACGAGCCGGTAGTGCGCGGCGAGGTCGAGGCTGCGGCGGAGATCGGCGAGCGCGGCACGCGGGTTGTTCAGGTCCACGTGCACGTGCGCGCGGTTCAGGATGGTCCGGGTGAGCAGGGTGCCGTCGTCGGTGACCTCGCGCTCGAGCTCCGGGATGATCGCGTCGAACAACGCGAGCGCGTCGGCGAGCTTGCCGGTGCGGAACAGGATCACCGCGCGCTGGAGCCCGATGATCGCGCCCTGCGTGCTCTTCTCCGGGCCGTCCGGGAGCTCGGCGAGCACCGTCCTCGCCGAGTCGAGATGGGCCAGACCCGCTTTGGTGGAGCCACTTTCCGCCTCGGCGGACGCGAGGCTGATCAGGATGCGGGTGCGCAGAACCAGGTCCTCCACGGCGGGCGGGGCGCCCTCGCGGCGATCGAGCTTGCGCAGCGCGCGGTTCAGCAGGCGGAACGCGTCCGCGGGTCGCGCGTCGACGGC is part of the Amycolatopsis sp. CA-230715 genome and encodes:
- a CDS encoding CHAT domain-containing protein, which translates into the protein MPDDLYRRAIRAAVDARPADAFRLLNRALRKLDRREGAPPAVEDLVLRTRILISLASAEAESGSTKAGLAHLDSARTVLAELPDGPEKSTQGAIIGLQRAVILFRTGKLADALALFDAIIPELEREVTDDGTLLTRTILNRAHVHVDLNNPRAALADLRRSLDLAAHYRLVRLEGKVRHALGDQAQLVGDIPDALRHYEQAARIYESEAPGWLPRLRLDQAKALLAAGLAEDAARHLDEALPELRAAKAFQDVAEAEVARAASALLDGDYALARRLAGAARQRFLRRGNAPWAAIASLTRLRAEAGAALGDAARRPSARLPLALRELAANLGELGLRDEAGVARMLAVRLQLRRGATATAAALLAEVPNPRQTTPVDHRMLLRLCRAELAVATGRPRAALAQARAGLTELGRVRDRMGGLDLVCGTAVHGLELGRLACSLVLDRGRGGSGARRLLAWQERTRAQVYRYEPLPIIEDPVLAQHLTEMRHVQRTAQQNRLAGKRPTGLEHRYRWLQREASRLGWSTTPWGRPRPVCSPEEVVEQLGDRVLVSLGADRDALAAVVVRDGRFRLVRLGNRAEIVETTRQLHADLNALAPDHLPGPLVDAVTASAHHRAQLLDRMLVEPIADLIGDRELVLVPSGPLYALPWSALPTLRGKPISVVPSATAWVSARTRRLGSPSVVLAGGPGVPGAVGEVRRLREVYPEATLVDGPAATSGKVLAALDGSGLAHLVAHGAHEPANALFSRLDLVDGPLFAHETARLGSPPDRVVLAACELAMSHIRPGEEPLGFAGTLLASGSSTVIGAISRVGDHAAAEAMRDLHRLLAAGTSPALALAEATAADPLRRPFLCLGAG